TCGGGCCGTCGTCACGGATGTACTGGCCGTAGCCGTGCTTGGCGAGCAGCTTGATCAGGGCGGGGGTGCCGAGCAGCGACAGGACCAGGCCGATCATGCCGGAGAACAGGATCTGCTTCATCACTCGGCCACACCGTCCGCGAGGAGGGCCTCGGCCACCTTCTCCAGCCCCACCGAACGGGAGGCCTTCACCAGGACCACATCCCCCGGCCGCAGCTGACTGCGCAGCAGTTCGACCGCCGCGTCCGCGTCGGACACCAGCACCGACTCCTCACCCCACGAACCTTCGTTCCTCGCGCCGAGTTCCATGCAGGCCGCCTCGCGTCCGCCGACCGCCACCAGCTTGGTGACGTCCAGCCGTACCGCGAGCCGCCCGATGGCGTCGTGCTCGGCCAGGCTCTCCTCGCCGAGCTCCCGCATCTCGCCGAGCACCGCCCAGGTACGGCGGCGCTCCGGGCCGCGGCCCCCCATCGAGACCAGCGCCCGCAGCGCGGCCCTCATCGAGTCGGGGTTCGCGTTGTAGGCGTCGTTCACGACGGTGACACCATCGGCCCGGTCGACGACCTCCATGCGCCAGCGGGACAGCGCACCCGCCTCGCCCAGGGCTGCCGCGGTGTCGTCGACGGACATCCCGAGCTCCACCGCCACCGCGGCGGCGGCGAGGGCGTTCGAGACGTGGTGCTCACCGTACAGGCGCAGCTGCACGGGCGCGGAACCGGCTGGGGTGGTGAGCGTGAACGATGGCCGTCCGGTGGCATCCAGGCGAACCTCCGTCGCCCGGACGTGGGCGTCCGGGGACTCCCCGAACAGGACCACCTTGGCCCGGGTCCGGGCGGCCATCGCGCGCACCAGGCGGTCGTCGGCGTTGAGGATCGCCGTGCCGTCCGCGGGCAGCGCCTCGACCAGCTCGCCCTTGGCCTCGGCGATCGCCTCCTGGGAGCCGAACTCGCCGACGTGCGCGGTGCCGACGTTCAGCACCAGGCCGATCCGGGGCGGGGTGATCGAGGTGAGGTACTCGATGTCGCCCTTGTGTCGGGCGCCCATCTCCATGACCAGGTGCCGGGTGCCGGGCTCGACCCGCAGCGCGGTCATCGGGTGGCCGATCTCGTTGTTGAGCGAGCCGGGCGGGTAGACGGTGTCGCCGTGGCGCTGGAGCAGCTGGGCGATCAGGTCCTTGGTGCTGGTCTTGCCGGCCGAGCCGGTCAGCGCGACCACGGCGGTGGCCTCGGCGCGGGCGACCACGGTGCGGGCCAGCTTGCCGAGGGCGTCCACCACACTGTCGACCAGGACGGCGGGCACGCCGACCGGGCGGGAGGCCAGCACCGCGACGGCGCCGGCCTCGACCGCGGTGGCCGCGTAGTCGTGGCCGTCCACGTGCTCGCCGACGAAGGCCGCGAAGAGGCCGCCGGGGCGCACCTTCCGGGAGTCGACCTCGACCGGGCCGGTCACCAGGGTGTCGGGGTCGGCGCCGTCCAGGGTGCCCCCGACTGCTGCGGCCACCTCGGCGAGGGTCAGTGCGATCACTGCTGCTCTACTCCTCGGTCGCCCCGGGCGGCCGTGGCCTGCGTGATGGATTCGCGCAGCACCTCCCGGTCGTCGAAGGGGCGGATCTCGTCTCGTACGTACTGGCCGAGCTCGTGGCCCTTGCCGGCCACCAGCACGGTGTCACCGGCGTGCGCGCGGGCCACCGCGAGGCGGATCGCCTCGGCCCGGTCGGGGACGACCAGGACGTCGCCGCGCTCGGCCTCGGGCACCGCGGCGGCGCCGGTCAGCATGCTGGCGAGGATCGCCAGCGGGTCCTCGCTGCGCGGGTTGTCGCTGGTCAGCAGGGCGGTGTCGGCGAGCCGGGCGGCGATGGCGCCCATCGGGCCGCGCTTGTGCGGGTCGCGGTCGCCGCCGCAGCCGACGACGACGTGCAGCCGGCCCTTGGTGACCTCGCGCAGCGAGCCGAGGACGGCCTGCAGGGCGTCCGGCTTGTGCGCGTAGTCCACGACGGCGACGAACGGCTGTCCGGCGTCCACCCGCTCCAGCCGGCCCGGCACGCCGGGCACCGCAGCCACGCCGGCGACGGCCCGCTCCAGCGGCAGGCCGGCGGCGACCAGCGTGGCGATCGCGGCCAGCGCGTTGGACACGTTGAACGGGCCGGGCAGCGGGACGGCGGCGTCGGCCTCGGCGCCGTCCGGGCCGAGCACCCGGAAGGTGGAGCCGGCCGGGCCGAGCTGGACGTCGACCGCGCGCCAGTCGGCCTCGGGGGCGCCGGCGGCGGAGAAGGTGGTCACCGGGATCTTGGCCTCGGCGGCCAGCCGGCGGCCGTACTCGTCGTCGAGGTTGACCACCCCGCGGCGGGACTTGCCGGGCTGGAAGAGCCGGGCCTTCGCCTGGAAGTAGTCCTCCATGTCCGGGTGGAAGTCGAGGTGCTCGGGCGTGAGGTTGTTGAACAGGGCGACGTCGTAGGTCACCCCGTCGGTGCGGCCGAAGACCAGGGCGTGGCTGGAGACCTCCATGGTCACCGCGTCCGCGCCGCGCTCGGCCATCACGCCGAGGATCGCGTGCAGGTCGGTGGCCTCGGGGGTGGTCCGCTCGCTCTTGATCCGCTCGGTGCCGACCCGCATCTCGACGGTGCCGATCACCCCGGGGCTGCGGCCGGCGCCGCGCAGACCGCCCTCGACCAGGTAGGACGTGGTGGTCTTGCCGTTGGTACCGGTCAGCCCGATCATCAGCAGTCGCTCGGAGGGGTGGCCGTAGACGGCCGCGGCGAGCTCGCCCATGCGGGCCCGCGGCCGGTCGACGACCAGCAGCGGCAGGCCGGTGCCGGCCGCCAGCTCGGCGCCGGCCGGATCGGTGAGCAGCGCCACCGCGCCCGCCGCCGCGGCCTGGGCCGCGAAGGCCGCGCCGTGGTGGTTGGCGCCGGGGAAGGCCACGTACACGTCGCCCGGGCGCACCGCGCGGGAGTCGTGGGTGACACCCGTGACGGCGCCGCCCTCGACGGGGTCGAGGCCCAGCCGGCGGGCGAGCTCGGCGAGCGGCAGGGCGGCGGCCTGGGCCGGGCGGGGCGGACTCACGGTGGTTTGATCGGGTTTCGGCACGGCGGGAAGGCTATCCGCCGAAGGGTGCCCAGGGCCAAACCGGGCCTGCCCCGCGCCGCCGTCCACGGCGGCCCGCTCGTTCCTCATGCTTGCTCACGGCTTCCACTCGACGGGCAGGTTGGGGGCCTCGCTGTTGCTCGGCGGGACCTGGAGGGTCTTGAGGGTGAACTCCATCACCTGCTTGAACACCGGACCGCACAGCTGGCCGCCGAAGTGGCCGTTGACCGGGCCCTGGAGGGTACACGAGACGGTGACCCGGGGGGCCTCGGCGGGGGCGAAGCCGATGAAGGAGGCGGTGTAGCCGTCGTAGCCGACGCCGTTGGCGGCGCCCCGGTTGGCGGTGCCGGTCTTGCCGGCGACGCGGTAGCCGGGGATGGCGGCCTTGCCGCCGGTGCCCTGCTCGTCGTCGACGACGGACTCCAGCATCTGGGTCAGGGTCTTCGCGGTCTGCTCGCCGACCACGCGGGTCTGCGCACCCGGCGGGGTGGGGGTGTACTTGCCGTCCGGGCTGGTGACGCCCTGGACGATGCTGGGCGCGACCCGGACGCCGCCGTTGGCGATGGTCGAGTAGACGGAGGTGGCCTGGAGCGCGTTCAGCTGCAGCGGGCCCTGGCCGAAGGAGATGTTGTACTTCTCCGAGGCGACCAGGTCCTCGGGCTTCTTGAGCTTCCCGGCGGTCTCGCCGGGGAAGTTCAGCCCGGTCGGCTGGGCCACGCCGAACTTGCGCATGTAGCCGTCCAGCACCTTGTTGGACTCCAGCTGGTCGGCGCCGAGCGTCTCGATGGCCTCGATGGTGCCGATGTTCGAGGACTTGGCGAGCACCCCGGCCAGCGTCAGGTACCAGGTGTTGTGGTCGACGTCGTCCTTGAACTGCTGCCCGGCGCGTACCAGCCGGTCGGGCACGGTGACCTTGGTGTCCCAGGTGGCCTTGCCGGTGTCCAGGACGGCGGCCAGGCTCATCAGCTTGGCGGTGCTGCCCGGCTCGTACGCGTCGGCCAGCGCGGTGTTGCCCAGCTGGGACTGCTTGGCGGTGGACAGGTCGTTCGGGTTGAGGCCGGGCGCGGTGGCCATCGCGAGGACCTGGCCGGTCTTCACGTCCTGGACGACGACGTAGCCCTTCTCGGCGCCGGAGTTGGCGACCTGGTCGGTGATCGCCTTCTGGGCGGCCCACTGGATGTCCCGGTTGATGGTCAGCCTGATGTCGCTGCCGGGCACGGCGGGCTCCAGCGAGCCGCCGGCGGTGGGCACCAGCCGGCCGCCGGCCTGGGCGTAGCTGTTGTGGCCGTCCTTGCCGGACAGCAGCTTCTGGTACTGCAGCTCCAGGCCGCCGGCGCCCTCGCCCTCGCCGTTGACGAAGCCGACCAGGTTGGCCGCCAGGCCGTCCGCGGGGTAGACCCGCTTCTGGGTCTCCCGGTTGAACACCCCGGCCAGCGGGTTGGCGCACTCGTTGTCGACGCGGGTGCGCCCGCCCTGGTCGGCGGGCTTGCCGAGCAGCTTCTTCTGGGCCTGGCAGGTGCGCGAGCCGGCCTGCTTCTCCAGGCCCGACTTGAGGTCGCTGATCTGGTTCTTGGCGCTCGGGGTCTGCCGGGCGGCGAGCCGCTTGTAGCGGCTCTTGGGGGTGTGAAGGTCGGCGGCGATCTTCTCCTTGGGCACGCCGATGATCGGCGACAGCAGCGCCGCCGCCTGCTCCGGGGCGTCCGGGATGCCGGTGGCGTCCGGGGTGAACATCGCCGGGTCGGCGGTGATGTCGTAGGCGTCGACGGTGGCGGCCAGCGCCACGCCGTCCGCGGACGTTATCGAGCCGCGCTCGGCGGTGATCGGGATATTCAGGTAGCGGTTGGTGTTGGCGTCGGCGGCCAGCGCGTCGGCGTCCAGCAGCTGGAGCTGGACCAGCCGGCCCGCGAACACCGAGAAGACCAGCGCCATCACCACGGTGATCACGCGCAGCCGGCGGCGCGGTTCGGCCAGCCGGAGCGCCTTGGGGCGCTGCGGCGGGCGGGACGTCGGACGCGGCCGGGCCGCCGCCTGGGCGCGGGCCGGCGGCCTCCCCTCGGGGCGGCGCTGCTGCGGGGCCCGGGGCGTCCGGGCGGCGGCGGCCTTCACGGGCTGTCCCTTGGCGGGCTGCTTCGGCCGGGCGGTCTGCGGCTTGGCCGGCTGGGCCTTCGAGGTTTGCCCCTTGGCCGGCTGCCCCTTGGTCGGCTGGCCCTTGACGGGCTGCCCCTTCGCGGGCTGGGCCTTCCCCGCCGACTGCCCGCGCGGCGCAGCAGGGCGCGGCGCGGCGCCCTTGGGCACCGGGCGGCGGCCGTTGCCGGAGCCGCCGGCCGACGGCTGACGCGGAGTACTCATGCGCCCATCTCTCCCCCCGCAGGGCCATCCGCCCGTACGGACCCGCTCATGATCTGCTCGTCCCACCCGCTCATCGGCCCGCACCCCGACTCGGCGCCGGCGCGGCCGGACTGGCGGCCGCGGAGGCGGCCGGCGCGGCCGGGACGCCCGGATTGATCTGGACCACGGCGTCACCGGCCGTCGCCGCCGGCGCCGGGGCGCTCTGCTGCGCGCTCGGCGACGGCTGCTGCTTCATCGGCCACGGCTCGGCCGTCGACCGCTTCACCGGCGGGCTGTCCTGCGCCGGGCCGGGCTTGCCGAGCACCTTGCCGCCGTTCTGCACGTCCAGGAACGCCATCCCGCCCGCCGGGACCATGCCGAGCTCCGCGGCCCGCTTGGCCAGCGCGTCCGGGGCGGAGTTCTGGTCGATCTGGTGCTGGAGCCCCTGCTGCTCGTCGGTCAGCACGGTGGTGCGCTTCTGCAACCGGGACAGCTCGAACGAGCCCTCGTTGAGCGCCGTGTTCAGCGCCAGCAGCCCGAACAGCCCCGCCGCCAGCAGGACCACCACCAGCACGGCGAACGGCGTGCGCCCCCGGACGGGGCGCCGCCCCGGCCGGACCGTGATCCGCGCCCTGCCCTGCCCCGGCAGTGCCCCGCTCCCCGCCCGGACCCGCCCTCCTCGCCCGCCAACGGGCAGGAGGGGCCCTCCAGCCACCGGCCCCACTGCTCTCCTCCGCCCTTCGGACCGCCCCGGGACTCCCGCTCAGCCCCGCTTGTTCCGGTCCCTGATCCTCTCCGCCACCCGCAGCCGCACGGGCGCGGCGCGCCGGTTCTCCTCGATCTCCTCCTCGGTGGCCAGTTCGGCCCCGCGGGTGATCAGCTTGAGCCAGGGCTGGTGCTCCTCGGGGACGAACGGCAGCCCCGGCGGCGCGGTGCTGGTCGCCCCGGCGGCGAAGTACTGCTTCACCAGGCGGTCCTCCAGCGACTGGTAGGACATCACGACCATCCGCCCGCCGAGCGCGAGGACGTCCAGTGCCCCCGGGATCGCCCGGTCCAGCACCTCCAGTTCGCCGTTCACCTCGATCCGCAGGGCCTGGAACGTCCGCTTGGCCGGGTTCCCCCCGGTGCGCCGGGTCGCCGCCGGGATGGCGTTACGCACCAACTCGACCAGACGCGCACTCGTGGTGAACGGTTCCTTCGCCCGCTCGCGCACGATCACCGAGGCGATCTTCCCCGCGAACCGCTCCTCGCCGTAGACCTTGAGGATCCGGGCCAGGTCGCCGTGGCTGTAGGTGTTCAGCACCTCGGCCGCGCTGATCCCCCGGGTCTGGTCCATCCGCATGTCCAGCGGGGCGTCCTGGGCGTAGGCGAAGCCGCGCTCGGCCTCGTCCAGCTGCATCGAGGAGACACCGAGGTCGAACAGGACGCCGTCCACCCGGTCGATGCCCAGGCGCTCCAGCACCTCGGGGATCTCGTCGTAGACGGCGTGCACCAGGGTGGCCCGGTCGCCGAAGGGCGCGAGCCGCTCGCCGGAGAGCCTGAGCGCCTGCGGGTCGCGGTCCACCGCGACCAGCCGGACCTCCGGGAACTGGGTGAGCAGCGCCTCGCTGTGCCCGCCGAGGCCGAGGGTCGCGTCCACCACCACGGCGCCGGGCCGGGAGATCGCCGGGGCCAGGGCGTCCATGCACCGCTGCAGCATCACGGGGACGTGCTTGGGGCCCGGATCGTTGGTGGTCATGCGCGGTGGCGCCCTTCCTCGGTGCGGAGCAGCCCGACGTCCGGGAGCTCCGACCATTCTCGCCCACCGCCGGACGCGGACACGACGCGGCCCGTGGTCCCCGCCCGCTCAAGGGGAAGGACGTGACCGCCCGGCGCCGGGGAAGGTGCGCCAGGTGGGCACGGAGCGGGTGGAGGCCACGGGCCGCGTGGGCCGCCGCACGGCCGGAAAAGCCCGGTTGACGGGCTCCGGCGGGTGTGCTCGACTGCGCCGCAACTCTATCGCGCGGCCCCTTCCAGTCAATGGCCCGCTCCGGCGCACCACCCGGGCGGCGGTACGGATCACCGCAGGTCGCAGCCGTCCCGGCGGCCGGCCGGGGCGACCGGCGCGGGCCGCGTCAAAGGGTCCCGCGCCCCGGCCGCGCGCGCTCCGGGACCAGGCCGGACAAACCCGTCCGAAGCCCTTCCGTTGTGGCTATGCGCTCGGTCACAGCGGGCGGTTCTGTAGCTCTCCGCCCCACCACGGAGGCCCGAATCGCACTAACGTCGCCCGTATGACAGTGACCCCCGACCGGCCCACGCCGACCGCCGCTGCCGACTCCGAGAGACCCACCATCATCGACCGCTTCGTGGCGGCCAACCGCGACTACGCGGTGACCTTCCGCGACGGCGGCATGGACGCCCGCCCGGTGCAGCGGATCGCCGTGGTGGCCTGCATGGACGCCCGCCTCGACCTGTTCGCGGCGCTCGGCCTCGAACTGGGCGACGCGCACGTCATCCGCAACGCGGGCGGCGTCGTCACCGACGACACCATCCGCTCGCTCACCATCAGCCAGCGTGCCCTGGGCACCCGCTCGATCGCGCTGATCCACCACACCGGCTGCGGTCTGCTCGGGCTCACCGAGGACTTCCGCCGTGAGCTGGAGATGGAGGTCGGCCAGCGCCCGCAGTGGGCGGTGGAGGCCTTCGTCGACCTGGACGGCGACGTGCGCCAGTCCATGCAGCGGGTCCGCACGTCCCCGTTCCTGCTGCACACCGACGACGTCCGCGGCTTCGTCTTCGACGTCCACACCGGCCTGCTCCGCGAGATCCACTGACCCGTCCGCCGTCGCTCGCCCGGCCAACGGCGTCCGG
The nucleotide sequence above comes from Streptomyces kaniharaensis. Encoded proteins:
- a CDS encoding UDP-N-acetylmuramoyl-tripeptide--D-alanyl-D-alanine ligase; this encodes MIALTLAEVAAAVGGTLDGADPDTLVTGPVEVDSRKVRPGGLFAAFVGEHVDGHDYAATAVEAGAVAVLASRPVGVPAVLVDSVVDALGKLARTVVARAEATAVVALTGSAGKTSTKDLIAQLLQRHGDTVYPPGSLNNEIGHPMTALRVEPGTRHLVMEMGARHKGDIEYLTSITPPRIGLVLNVGTAHVGEFGSQEAIAEAKGELVEALPADGTAILNADDRLVRAMAARTRAKVVLFGESPDAHVRATEVRLDATGRPSFTLTTPAGSAPVQLRLYGEHHVSNALAAAAVAVELGMSVDDTAAALGEAGALSRWRMEVVDRADGVTVVNDAYNANPDSMRAALRALVSMGGRGPERRRTWAVLGEMRELGEESLAEHDAIGRLAVRLDVTKLVAVGGREAACMELGARNEGSWGEESVLVSDADAAVELLRSQLRPGDVVLVKASRSVGLEKVAEALLADGVAE
- a CDS encoding peptidoglycan D,D-transpeptidase FtsI family protein, coding for MSTPRQPSAGGSGNGRRPVPKGAAPRPAAPRGQSAGKAQPAKGQPVKGQPTKGQPAKGQTSKAQPAKPQTARPKQPAKGQPVKAAAARTPRAPQQRRPEGRPPARAQAAARPRPTSRPPQRPKALRLAEPRRRLRVITVVMALVFSVFAGRLVQLQLLDADALAADANTNRYLNIPITAERGSITSADGVALAATVDAYDITADPAMFTPDATGIPDAPEQAAALLSPIIGVPKEKIAADLHTPKSRYKRLAARQTPSAKNQISDLKSGLEKQAGSRTCQAQKKLLGKPADQGGRTRVDNECANPLAGVFNRETQKRVYPADGLAANLVGFVNGEGEGAGGLELQYQKLLSGKDGHNSYAQAGGRLVPTAGGSLEPAVPGSDIRLTINRDIQWAAQKAITDQVANSGAEKGYVVVQDVKTGQVLAMATAPGLNPNDLSTAKQSQLGNTALADAYEPGSTAKLMSLAAVLDTGKATWDTKVTVPDRLVRAGQQFKDDVDHNTWYLTLAGVLAKSSNIGTIEAIETLGADQLESNKVLDGYMRKFGVAQPTGLNFPGETAGKLKKPEDLVASEKYNISFGQGPLQLNALQATSVYSTIANGGVRVAPSIVQGVTSPDGKYTPTPPGAQTRVVGEQTAKTLTQMLESVVDDEQGTGGKAAIPGYRVAGKTGTANRGAANGVGYDGYTASFIGFAPAEAPRVTVSCTLQGPVNGHFGGQLCGPVFKQVMEFTLKTLQVPPSNSEAPNLPVEWKP
- the rsmH gene encoding 16S rRNA (cytosine(1402)-N(4))-methyltransferase RsmH — protein: MTTNDPGPKHVPVMLQRCMDALAPAISRPGAVVVDATLGLGGHSEALLTQFPEVRLVAVDRDPQALRLSGERLAPFGDRATLVHAVYDEIPEVLERLGIDRVDGVLFDLGVSSMQLDEAERGFAYAQDAPLDMRMDQTRGISAAEVLNTYSHGDLARILKVYGEERFAGKIASVIVRERAKEPFTTSARLVELVRNAIPAATRRTGGNPAKRTFQALRIEVNGELEVLDRAIPGALDVLALGGRMVVMSYQSLEDRLVKQYFAAGATSTAPPGLPFVPEEHQPWLKLITRGAELATEEEIEENRRAAPVRLRVAERIRDRNKRG
- a CDS encoding septum formation initiator family protein, with the protein product MLVVVLLAAGLFGLLALNTALNEGSFELSRLQKRTTVLTDEQQGLQHQIDQNSAPDALAKRAAELGMVPAGGMAFLDVQNGGKVLGKPGPAQDSPPVKRSTAEPWPMKQQPSPSAQQSAPAPAATAGDAVVQINPGVPAAPAASAAASPAAPAPSRGAGR
- a CDS encoding beta-class carbonic anhydrase, giving the protein MTVTPDRPTPTAAADSERPTIIDRFVAANRDYAVTFRDGGMDARPVQRIAVVACMDARLDLFAALGLELGDAHVIRNAGGVVTDDTIRSLTISQRALGTRSIALIHHTGCGLLGLTEDFRRELEMEVGQRPQWAVEAFVDLDGDVRQSMQRVRTSPFLLHTDDVRGFVFDVHTGLLREIH
- a CDS encoding UDP-N-acetylmuramoyl-L-alanyl-D-glutamate--2,6-diaminopimelate ligase; this translates as MRNERAAVDGGAGQARFGPGHPSADSLPAVPKPDQTTVSPPRPAQAAALPLAELARRLGLDPVEGGAVTGVTHDSRAVRPGDVYVAFPGANHHGAAFAAQAAAAGAVALLTDPAGAELAAGTGLPLLVVDRPRARMGELAAAVYGHPSERLLMIGLTGTNGKTTTSYLVEGGLRGAGRSPGVIGTVEMRVGTERIKSERTTPEATDLHAILGVMAERGADAVTMEVSSHALVFGRTDGVTYDVALFNNLTPEHLDFHPDMEDYFQAKARLFQPGKSRRGVVNLDDEYGRRLAAEAKIPVTTFSAAGAPEADWRAVDVQLGPAGSTFRVLGPDGAEADAAVPLPGPFNVSNALAAIATLVAAGLPLERAVAGVAAVPGVPGRLERVDAGQPFVAVVDYAHKPDALQAVLGSLREVTKGRLHVVVGCGGDRDPHKRGPMGAIAARLADTALLTSDNPRSEDPLAILASMLTGAAAVPEAERGDVLVVPDRAEAIRLAVARAHAGDTVLVAGKGHELGQYVRDEIRPFDDREVLRESITQATAARGDRGVEQQ